One region of Phycisphaerales bacterium genomic DNA includes:
- the murJ gene encoding murein biosynthesis integral membrane protein MurJ yields MDEAATITAEPPQPAAPNATARAADDRHAAAPLAGAVRVVSGLTLVSRFAGLARDVITARMFGAGLLGSAFQAAYAFPNFFRRLFGEGALSAAFLPEYTLLRRDDPARASALASITLWSLMLVTGGLTLVIELILLALLLLTPADPERALSFRLMMLMLPMMPAVCATAILGGILQAHGRFGPPAAAPIILNLFQIAAGAGFFWGWYAANPAAYIVGSAAVLASIVQILWSLHALRGKVAWTRAWHTAEESSRRVLKRFIPAMLGLGTIQLNSLMDLLFAMWPVWVGPTAFGLAVTLDDKSNAVLRYSQTIYQFPLGVFGIAVATAVFPLLSRSSDNNTDFVQHLRRGLRLSLFIGLPATVGLFLIRQNILTVIYGGGRHGFSHDDITRAAAVLAGFAPAIWAYSLNHVLTRAFYAKGDTLTPMRLAMLAVAFNFALNCTLIWWLREAGLAWSTAISAIIQCVILATLCSRKLAVRPFDRATTAAFARIAITTAIMGAAVWVVERGTRIPPGHETWPKHLLRLCMLVGTGGIIYAAFAAFLKLPELRWLTQRAPKGDTTAMSFE; encoded by the coding sequence ATGGACGAGGCCGCCACAATTACTGCCGAGCCGCCACAACCCGCCGCGCCCAACGCCACCGCGCGAGCGGCCGACGACAGGCACGCCGCCGCCCCCCTCGCCGGCGCGGTCCGCGTCGTCTCCGGCCTCACGCTCGTCTCCCGCTTCGCCGGCCTCGCCCGCGACGTGATCACCGCCCGCATGTTCGGCGCGGGGCTGCTGGGCTCCGCCTTCCAGGCCGCCTACGCCTTCCCCAACTTCTTCCGCCGCCTCTTCGGCGAGGGCGCTCTCTCGGCCGCGTTCCTCCCCGAGTACACCCTCCTGCGCCGCGACGACCCCGCCCGCGCCTCCGCCCTCGCCTCCATCACCCTCTGGTCGCTGATGCTCGTCACTGGCGGCCTCACGCTCGTCATCGAGCTCATCCTCCTCGCGCTCCTCCTGCTCACACCCGCCGACCCCGAGCGCGCCCTCTCCTTCCGCCTCATGATGCTCATGCTCCCGATGATGCCCGCCGTGTGCGCCACGGCCATCCTCGGCGGCATACTCCAGGCCCACGGCCGCTTCGGCCCGCCAGCCGCCGCGCCCATCATCCTCAACCTCTTCCAGATCGCCGCCGGCGCCGGCTTCTTCTGGGGCTGGTACGCCGCCAACCCCGCGGCCTACATCGTCGGCTCCGCCGCCGTGCTCGCCAGCATCGTGCAGATCCTGTGGTCCCTGCACGCCCTCAGGGGCAAGGTCGCCTGGACCCGCGCCTGGCACACCGCAGAGGAAAGCTCCCGCCGCGTGCTCAAGCGCTTCATCCCCGCGATGCTCGGCCTGGGCACCATCCAGCTCAACAGCCTCATGGACCTGCTCTTCGCCATGTGGCCCGTGTGGGTCGGCCCCACCGCGTTCGGCCTCGCCGTCACGCTCGATGACAAGAGCAACGCCGTGCTCCGCTACTCGCAGACGATCTACCAGTTCCCACTGGGCGTCTTCGGCATCGCCGTCGCCACCGCCGTGTTCCCGCTCCTCTCACGCAGCAGCGACAACAACACCGACTTCGTCCAGCACCTCCGCCGCGGCCTGCGCCTCTCGCTCTTCATCGGCCTGCCCGCCACCGTCGGCCTCTTCCTCATCCGCCAGAACATCCTCACCGTCATCTACGGCGGCGGCCGTCACGGCTTCTCGCACGATGACATCACCCGCGCCGCGGCGGTCCTCGCCGGCTTCGCCCCCGCCATCTGGGCCTACTCCCTCAACCACGTCCTCACCCGCGCGTTCTACGCCAAGGGCGACACCCTTACGCCCATGCGCCTCGCGATGCTCGCCGTCGCCTTCAACTTCGCCCTCAACTGCACGCTCATCTGGTGGCTGCGCGAGGCCGGCCTCGCCTGGTCCACCGCCATCTCGGCGATTATCCAGTGCGTCATCCTCGCAACGCTCTGCTCCCGCAAGCTCGCCGTTCGCCCCTTCGACCGCGCCACCACCGCCGCCTTCGCACGCATCGCCATCACCACCGCCATAATGGGCGCGGCCGTCTGGGTGGTCGAACGTGGAACCCGCATCCCCCCGGGCCACGAGACCTGGCCCAAGCACCTGCTCCGCCTCTGCATGCTCGTGGGCACCGGCGGCATCATCTACGCCGCGTTCGCCGCGTTCCTCAAACTCCCCGAACTCCGCTGGCTCACCCAGCGCGCACCAAAGGGCGACACCACAGCAATGAGCTTCGAGTAG
- a CDS encoding sodium:proton antiporter: MKGDDTLNESGLRFRHGPVIWAIAAVLGLFAGALAIKALPPHLDSAGHPHIPLYLVAPFAALLASIALMPFVSQRIWHRHYPDFAFALGGMVAGYYLAGFGAHGRHALLHSLIEYYAFIALVGGLYVVSGGILIKTTGRARPLTNTLLLAFGAVLANLVGTTGASVLLIRPFMRLNEGRLKPLHVVLFIFIVSNCGGCLTPIGDPPLYLGYLKGVPFFWTLTALWQDWLLTVGLLLAVFFVYDTIIERRTEPAQHGSARLSIEGGTGLVCLLLMIAGVFIDPFLDKQFGIHGIPIGATFQALVAIGAYLMAPKPLLSQNEFTFEPVKEVGLLFIGIFLTMIPALGYLAANGAKLGIDSASSFYWGTGSLSAVLDNAPTYLNFLQVAMPGGRAIDAQGVQELLALPGGHRTLVAISTGAVFFGAMTYIGNGPNFMVRAIAEAAGVKMPSFFGYLGWAVVILLPILAVHWLLLIR, translated from the coding sequence ATGAAGGGCGACGACACACTCAACGAGTCAGGTCTGAGGTTCCGGCACGGCCCCGTCATCTGGGCCATCGCCGCCGTGCTCGGCCTCTTCGCCGGTGCACTGGCCATCAAAGCCCTGCCGCCACACCTCGACTCCGCGGGCCACCCCCACATCCCGCTGTATCTCGTCGCCCCCTTCGCCGCGCTGCTCGCCAGCATCGCCCTCATGCCCTTCGTCAGCCAGCGCATCTGGCACCGCCACTACCCCGACTTCGCCTTCGCCCTGGGGGGCATGGTCGCCGGCTACTACCTGGCCGGCTTCGGCGCCCACGGCCGGCACGCCCTCCTCCACAGCCTCATCGAGTACTACGCCTTCATCGCCCTGGTCGGCGGCCTCTACGTCGTCTCCGGCGGCATCCTCATCAAGACCACCGGACGCGCCCGCCCCCTCACCAACACCCTCCTGCTCGCCTTCGGCGCCGTGCTCGCCAACCTCGTGGGCACCACCGGCGCGTCCGTCCTCCTCATCCGCCCCTTCATGCGCCTCAACGAGGGCCGCCTCAAGCCGCTCCACGTCGTCCTCTTCATCTTTATCGTCAGCAACTGCGGCGGCTGCCTCACCCCCATCGGCGACCCGCCCCTCTACCTCGGCTACCTCAAGGGGGTCCCGTTCTTCTGGACCCTCACCGCCCTCTGGCAGGACTGGCTGCTCACCGTCGGCCTGCTCCTCGCCGTTTTCTTCGTGTACGACACCATCATCGAGCGCCGCACCGAGCCCGCTCAGCACGGCTCCGCTCGCCTCAGCATTGAGGGCGGCACCGGCCTTGTCTGCCTCCTCCTCATGATCGCCGGCGTCTTCATCGATCCCTTCCTCGACAAGCAGTTCGGCATCCATGGCATCCCCATCGGCGCCACCTTCCAGGCCCTCGTCGCCATCGGCGCCTACCTCATGGCCCCCAAGCCCCTCCTCTCGCAGAACGAGTTCACCTTCGAGCCCGTCAAGGAAGTCGGCCTCCTCTTCATCGGCATCTTCCTCACCATGATCCCCGCGCTCGGGTACCTCGCCGCCAACGGCGCCAAACTCGGCATCGACTCCGCCTCATCCTTCTACTGGGGAACCGGCTCACTCTCCGCCGTGCTCGACAACGCCCCCACCTACCTCAACTTCCTCCAGGTCGCCATGCCCGGCGGTCGCGCCATCGACGCCCAGGGCGTGCAGGAGCTCCTCGCCCTCCCCGGCGGCCACCGCACCCTCGTGGCCATCTCCACCGGTGCGGTCTTCTTCGGCGCCATGACCTACATCGGCAACGGCCCCAACTTCATGGTCCGCGCCATCGCCGAGGCCGCGGGTGTCAAGATGCCCTCCTTCTTCGGCTACCTCGGATGGGCGGTGGTGATCCTCCTGCCCATTCTCGCCGTGCACTGGCTGCTGCTGATCCGATAG
- a CDS encoding VanZ family protein, with translation MTSPAAPFNRHRWVLVLFWAYAIALCIGTHWPKLQAPGPEGTDKAIHVVVFAVWAVLCAACGWFGPPLSWRNLVLSCLVSCAYAVVDELGQAIEWVNRSCEWADMRANLIGCIGATLLLLLLRKPLAALFPRLLPS, from the coding sequence GTGACCTCCCCCGCCGCGCCGTTCAATCGCCACCGCTGGGTCCTCGTCCTCTTCTGGGCCTACGCCATCGCACTGTGCATCGGCACCCACTGGCCCAAGCTCCAGGCCCCCGGCCCCGAGGGCACCGACAAGGCCATCCACGTCGTCGTCTTCGCCGTGTGGGCCGTGCTCTGCGCGGCCTGCGGCTGGTTCGGCCCCCCGCTCTCCTGGCGCAACCTCGTCCTCAGCTGCCTCGTCTCCTGCGCCTACGCCGTCGTGGACGAGCTCGGCCAGGCTATCGAGTGGGTCAACCGCAGCTGCGAGTGGGCCGACATGCGAGCCAACCTCATCGGCTGCATCGGCGCGACCCTGCTCCTGCTCCTCCTGCGCAAGCCGCTCGCCGCGCTCTTCCCTAGACTCCTGCCCTCATGA
- a CDS encoding AAA family ATPase — MPEPTSKPVRLIALMNQKGGVGKTTTTVNLAAAFAKAGRSTLVVDLDPQAHATLHLGVDPENLKGSVYDVMMDENADIGRIVQERSKNLAVLPAETALAAVEGELAGTPDRQRRLERALAKLGDRFEFVLLDCPPSLGLLTINGLACAREVLIPMQAHFLALQGVGKLLETVKLVSQGVNPRLKVTGVVLCMHDAASTHTREVVADLDGFFDEARKGDAPWKYARVLRPAVRRNIKLAECPSFGKTIFEYAPQASGAEDYNALADVLLKEWDQMLAKRREMAAPNIVVVPTPMPAVAKVGG, encoded by the coding sequence AGCCCGTCCGCCTCATCGCCCTGATGAACCAGAAGGGCGGCGTCGGCAAGACCACCACCACCGTCAACCTCGCCGCCGCCTTCGCCAAGGCCGGCCGCTCGACCCTGGTCGTTGACCTCGACCCCCAGGCACACGCCACCCTCCACCTCGGCGTCGACCCCGAGAACCTCAAGGGCTCGGTCTACGACGTGATGATGGACGAGAACGCCGACATCGGCCGCATCGTCCAGGAGCGCAGCAAGAACCTCGCCGTGCTCCCCGCCGAAACCGCGCTCGCTGCCGTCGAGGGCGAGCTCGCCGGCACCCCCGACCGTCAGCGCCGCCTCGAGCGTGCCCTCGCGAAGCTCGGCGACCGCTTCGAGTTCGTCCTGCTCGACTGCCCGCCCTCGCTCGGCCTGCTCACCATCAACGGCCTCGCCTGCGCCCGCGAGGTCCTCATCCCCATGCAGGCCCACTTCCTCGCCCTCCAGGGTGTCGGGAAGCTCCTCGAGACGGTCAAGCTCGTCAGCCAGGGCGTCAACCCGCGCCTCAAGGTCACCGGCGTCGTCCTCTGCATGCACGACGCGGCCAGCACCCACACCCGCGAGGTCGTCGCCGACCTCGACGGCTTCTTCGACGAGGCCCGCAAGGGCGACGCCCCGTGGAAGTACGCCCGCGTGCTCCGCCCCGCCGTCCGCCGCAACATCAAGCTCGCCGAGTGCCCCAGCTTCGGCAAGACCATCTTCGAGTACGCCCCGCAGGCCAGCGGCGCCGAGGACTACAACGCCCTCGCCGACGTCCTGCTGAAAGAGTGGGACCAGATGCTCGCCAAGCGCCGTGAGATGGCCGCGCCCAACATCGTGGTGGTGCCCACGCCCATGCCGGCGGTCGCCAAGGTCGGCGGGTGA